The DNA sequence CCACCCGCAACTGGCGTCACTGCTCGACGCCGGCCAGGCGGCGTCTGCCCAGCTGGGCGGCTATGCAGTGCTGGCGGCGTTGCTGGAGCAGTTGCGCGGCGAGGCCGGGGCGGGCAACAGCCTGACCCTGGAGAACGGCCAGGGTTGGAATGGCAGTGGCCTGGCCTACCTGACCCAGGGCGAAAGCGGTGTGCAGGGCAGCCAGCTGCTGGGAATCGACGCGCGGGTCAGCAGCGACGAGCGCGTGCTGTGGCCGCAACGTTGCCCAGGCCTGTATCGCCAGGCTAGCGCCATCACCCTGGGGGCCGGGCTGGCAGAGGGGCAACGCCAGGCCCTGGGCCTGGACAACTTGCATATCTTCGAGCGGGGCGGTGCCCGGGTCGCCGTGGTCGGTGTCACCGACCCCTACGCCCAGGACCAGAAAGCGTCGCTCAAGCAGTGGTACCAGGCGCTCCAGCCAGTGTTCGAGCAGGCCCGGCGCGACGCCGACCTGGTAGTGGCCCTGGCCGATGCGGGCACTGGCCCAGGGCTCTGGCTGGCCGAGCGGGTACCGCAGATCGACGTGCTGTTATCTGCCCGTGGCCAGGATTTGTGGCCGGCGCCGGTTGAAGTGACCCAAGCCAGCGGCCGCCGGGTACCGGTGCTGTTCGCCGGTTGCCGAGGGAGCGGCGCCTTCCGTCTACGTTGTCGGCGGGTGGCCGGGGCGTGGCAGTTCGACGGGCGATTCTTCCCAGCCTTCGAGCAGCAGTTGGCCCCCGCGGCGCAGCTGCGTGTCGCGCCATTGCAGGCCGAGCTGCGTCAACAGCGCGCCGGCCATGCGGCCTGGCTCGATCAACCGTTGGCCCGCGCGCCCCAGGCCCTGTGGCGCCGCGATACTCGGGGCGGCAGCTGGGACCGCCTGCTGCATCAAGCCCTGGCCGGCGACAGCGACATGCCGGTGCTGCTGCCCGGCCTGCGTTATGACTACCCGCTGCCAGCAGGGGCGGCCATTACCCGCGAACACTTGATCAGCCTCACCGGTGGCTACCCGGCCCCGGTGGTCGAAGCGCCAGCGCGGCAGGTCGAGCAGGTGCTGGAGAACGCGGCGGAGCAACTGTTCGGCGACCCGTTGCTGCTGGACAACAGCCAGGACCTGCCGCGCTGGCAGGGCCAGCCCTGGCGGGTCAGCTACAGCCCGCAAGGCAAGCGCATCAGCGACCTGGCACCGCTACCGGGCCTGTGCCGCACCTTCGGCCTGCAATTCCAGGCCCAGGCGGGTGAGCCCCTGTGGCAACGCGTTGAGGCCTGGCTCGCCCGCCAGCCTGCGGACTGGCAATTGGCGCCGCTGCAATTGCCCGAAGTGCGCTACGTACAGGGGCACCCGGGTTGGCACCCACGGCAGTTGGCCTCGTGATGCTCATCTCGCGCCTGCTCACTGGCGCTGGCCTGACCCTGGCCGGCTGGCTGGCCGCCCAGTGCGTGCTGCAACTGAGCCGCCAGCCGCAACCAGCGATTGCACCCGGCATGGCCGACACGCCGCTTCCCGGGTTGATGGTCGGCCACTGGCAGCTGCCCGTCGATGACGGCGCCATTGCCCTTACCCGCCTGCCGCTGCACTACCTCGGCGGCCTCAAGGCCCAGCCGTTGGCTGCCAGCGTGGTAGTGCTGCGCTATGGCGAGCAGGTGCGCACCCTGGCCCGTGGCCAGCGCCTGGCACCCGGGATCGTGCTGCAGGACATCGACAGCGATGGCCTGATTTTCAACAACCAGGGGCGGCGTGAACGCTTGCCCTGGCCGCCACGCCCCGTCGTGACCGGCTTCAAGCGGCAAGGATGAACGATGCCTGTCAGATATTGCCTAGCGGCCGCCTTGAGCCTGGCCTTGTCCATGGGCATGCCCGCCGCCAATGCCGAAGAGCCGGTATTCGACGACAACGGCACGCCCCTGTATGAGGTGAACTTTGTCGACACCGATCTGGGCGAGTTCATCGACAGCGTGTCGCGCATTACCGGCACCACCTTCATCGTCGACCCCCGGGTCAAAGGCAAGGTCACTGTGCGCACCGTCGACATGCACGACGCCGATGCGATCTACGACATCTTCCTGGCGCAGCTGCGCGCCCAGGGCTATGCCGCTGTCGACCTGCCCAACGGCAGCGTGAAGATCGTCCCCGACCAGGCGGCGCGCCTGGAACCGGTGCCGGTGGAGCCGGCCGGGCAGCAGGGGCAGGGCAGCGACAGCGTGGCTACCCGGGTTTTCAATGTGCGCAATGCTGCCAGCGAACAAGTGCTCGGTATTCTCAAGCCGCTGATCGATCCACGGGTGGGCGTGATCACCCCTTACCCCGCAGCGCAGCAACTGGTGGTGACCGACTGGCGCAGCAACCTGGATCGTATCGCCAGCTTGCTGCAGCACCTCGACCGCCCAGGCGAAGTGGCGGACAACACCGGCACCCAGGTGATCTACCTGCGCCACGCCAGTGCCAGCGAAGTGGTCAAGGTGCTGCGCGGCCTCAGCCAGGAGGGCATGGTGGCGGCGGAAGGCGCTGCTGGAGCCGAGGCCAAGGACCGGCCGTTGGTGGCTGCCGGTGGTGGCAGTGGTATCCGC is a window from the Pseudomonas anuradhapurensis genome containing:
- a CDS encoding pilus assembly protein PilZ, producing MLISRLLTGAGLTLAGWLAAQCVLQLSRQPQPAIAPGMADTPLPGLMVGHWQLPVDDGAIALTRLPLHYLGGLKAQPLAASVVVLRYGEQVRTLARGQRLAPGIVLQDIDSDGLIFNNQGRRERLPWPPRPVVTGFKRQG
- a CDS encoding lipoprotein UxpA, whose translation is MASSVHRREVIGWMGVGALAPLLGACSAFPGQARGNAGLDLLYVADTLDARQPGLAVVPATRLGPVSHLGRAPWMTGSNASVAHPQLASLLDAGQAASAQLGGYAVLAALLEQLRGEAGAGNSLTLENGQGWNGSGLAYLTQGESGVQGSQLLGIDARVSSDERVLWPQRCPGLYRQASAITLGAGLAEGQRQALGLDNLHIFERGGARVAVVGVTDPYAQDQKASLKQWYQALQPVFEQARRDADLVVALADAGTGPGLWLAERVPQIDVLLSARGQDLWPAPVEVTQASGRRVPVLFAGCRGSGAFRLRCRRVAGAWQFDGRFFPAFEQQLAPAAQLRVAPLQAELRQQRAGHAAWLDQPLARAPQALWRRDTRGGSWDRLLHQALAGDSDMPVLLPGLRYDYPLPAGAAITREHLISLTGGYPAPVVEAPARQVEQVLENAAEQLFGDPLLLDNSQDLPRWQGQPWRVSYSPQGKRISDLAPLPGLCRTFGLQFQAQAGEPLWQRVEAWLARQPADWQLAPLQLPEVRYVQGHPGWHPRQLAS